A single region of the Desulfobaculum xiamenense genome encodes:
- a CDS encoding FecR domain-containing protein: protein MAEQIGVVVALKGQVFAESGDGARELSMDSPIYAQESLVTGGGSSVEIRFTDDTVFSQGENARMSVDSYVFNPDVDGASGMALKLAEGTFRTVTGAIAKANPEGVELRSPLATIGIRGTGADLDIRPGGEKVGVFQYDGLDLTITTPFGTVVITDANRMLDIFEGGRLGALRSYTETEKAFFQAIAPILSIPVPEGGVEDGGDTGGEGDETEGAGEEELAGVEETPPGEGEGEELPEEGPPPDEGLPEGLPFGPQVPFAGTFELTVGIEELLSKLFSEAGDTLVTFGPPEFVTTELFTSTEGDDEDVVPPTTLPAEETLPGGETQPGGGGETGGETQPGSQEVPGRELADIIITGTDVSEKLYAYEEGYGKAFMLGYGGHDTLVGYSWSDTLDGGTGNDSLNGSYGDDSLYGQAGHDTLYDTSGDNSLYGGEGNDSLYGRGALYGEGGNDTLVAGGYSTTLYGGDGNDSLVDSYYGATLIGGAGDDTFVGTSGTVVSYEDNATSITVNMSTGTILGGSTDSISGNVQIVGSDFGDMMIGDSLGNALAGGGGNDTLDGGAGDDTLYAGDGADSLIGGAGSDWADFLKEGEDSGGTANLTLGRAWGTIDPSEQVTLSGIENVRGTDFADTAIGDSLGNILVGEGGNDSASGGDGADTIYGDDMSATKTGADTLLGEGGADYLYGGRGADSIDGGADNDFIDAGADNDSVQGNTGNDLIYGGTGRDTLMGGVGADSLYGNDDDDLLQGDADNDTLTGGLGNDSIDGGAGIDRALYSEQVNVDLSAGRATQAGSYTDTLTGIEQIYGSSYNDTLSGDSLANTLEGGYGNDSIYGAAGADSLDGGYGDDTIRGGAGADTLVGGSNNAVSTGGGDLLSYSGFTTAITVNLGTGSGTVNDGTGTDSFSYMEHAEGGSGNDTLTARSDSASSLIGGSGNDVLNAAGGASYADTLRGGAGDDSLLGDGDDWADFSGATAGVSGYLADTGNATFSGEGTDTLNGISNIIGSSYADTFYGNSSANQIRGGAGQDTLDGSGGNDTLYGGDSDDSIHGGYSGQDVLYGDAGNDYLDGGSEADTLSGGTGNDSMWGNDDDDLIFGGAGNDTIDGGSQTTADTVDYSMDAYGGTASYEAVVVNLSSDTLTIGSTNYNPGTGTAASGADTIVNIENVRGSYGNDYLRGSASSNTLYGGYGDDTLEGYGSDIAGDSLVGDSGTDWASFANVSTAISTCSEDTQSGGITVTIGGYVTTLSGVEGIIGTSGVDMLILSSGSTWSRKLSGLGGGDVLGTGNGNDTLDGGDGDDQILSAGGNDSILGGNGNDTVSAGAGTDTVYGGAGNDSLDAGADNDTIYGGAGADYINGDTGTDLVSYIEETTGVSVDMSGGGAGAGSVTTSSGNDTLSGIEQIIGSSYADTFIGKAEQGTSGNWFKGGAGNDSIVGGGGTSGSNDSLWGEDGNDVLSGDTGNDSLDGGAGNDTLSGGAGDDTLDGGAGANSLSGGTGTDRVRYSEAVNLNLAAGTAVHGGVTDTLSGIEDVDLYGYAGNSTVIGSSAANRIEGDYYNDSLSGGDGNDTIDGDYGNDVLRGEGGNDSLLGNYGNDTLYASTGTDTLDGGAGTDTADFSGLSGAVSVNLSDGLYTGAASGNVSNVEIVIGTAQGDTMHGGSTAVELDGGAGNDSLIGGSGNDTLEGGLGDDTLDGGDGTDLVDYDDATSSITLNLANTGAQNTGGAGVDVVRNVEKVIGSDYADTILGAAADETISGGSGNDFLSGGDGYDSIDVGEGSDTVYFGDPSHGMDHISNFYCGVDTLAFLGSAFGGLAAGKLDAARFVRSTDYTAGDNVGVDGAVFIYDAHNGDLYFDSDGDDTGNTWYEVAAFDSSSEVDETCIVIV from the coding sequence ATGGCGGAGCAGATCGGTGTCGTCGTCGCGTTGAAGGGGCAGGTGTTTGCCGAGTCCGGGGATGGAGCGCGCGAGCTGTCCATGGACAGCCCCATCTATGCGCAGGAGAGCCTTGTGACCGGTGGGGGGAGTAGCGTGGAAATCCGGTTCACGGACGACACGGTCTTCTCGCAGGGCGAGAACGCGCGCATGAGCGTGGACTCCTACGTTTTCAACCCCGATGTGGACGGGGCCTCGGGCATGGCGCTCAAGCTCGCCGAGGGCACGTTCCGTACCGTGACCGGCGCTATCGCTAAGGCCAACCCCGAGGGCGTGGAGTTGCGCTCGCCGCTGGCCACCATCGGCATCCGTGGCACCGGCGCCGACCTCGACATCCGCCCCGGCGGCGAGAAGGTGGGTGTGTTCCAGTACGACGGGCTGGACCTCACCATCACCACACCGTTCGGCACCGTGGTCATCACCGACGCCAACCGCATGCTCGACATCTTCGAGGGTGGGCGGCTGGGGGCGCTGCGTTCGTACACCGAGACGGAAAAGGCCTTCTTCCAGGCCATTGCGCCCATCCTTTCCATCCCCGTGCCCGAGGGGGGCGTGGAGGATGGCGGCGACACCGGAGGCGAGGGCGACGAGACCGAAGGGGCGGGCGAGGAGGAGTTGGCCGGCGTGGAAGAGACTCCCCCTGGAGAGGGAGAAGGCGAAGAGCTTCCCGAGGAGGGACCTCCACCTGACGAGGGTCTTCCGGAGGGGTTGCCCTTCGGCCCGCAGGTGCCCTTTGCAGGTACCTTCGAATTGACCGTGGGGATAGAGGAATTGCTTTCCAAGCTGTTTTCCGAGGCGGGGGATACGCTGGTGACCTTCGGGCCGCCCGAGTTCGTGACCACGGAGCTTTTCACGTCGACCGAGGGGGATGACGAAGACGTGGTGCCTCCGACCACGCTGCCTGCCGAGGAGACGCTTCCCGGAGGCGAGACGCAGCCCGGTGGTGGCGGCGAGACGGGCGGGGAGACTCAGCCCGGATCGCAGGAGGTTCCCGGGCGCGAGTTGGCGGACATCATCATCACCGGCACCGACGTGTCGGAAAAGCTCTATGCCTACGAGGAGGGCTACGGCAAGGCGTTCATGCTCGGCTACGGCGGGCATGATACGCTCGTTGGCTACTCGTGGTCCGACACGCTGGACGGCGGAACCGGCAACGACTCCCTGAACGGCTCGTACGGCGACGATTCGCTCTACGGGCAGGCCGGGCACGATACCCTCTACGACACGTCGGGCGATAATTCGCTCTACGGAGGCGAGGGCAACGACAGCCTTTACGGGCGCGGCGCGCTCTACGGCGAGGGGGGCAACGACACCCTCGTGGCCGGGGGCTATTCCACCACGCTTTACGGCGGAGACGGCAACGATTCGCTGGTGGATTCCTACTACGGGGCGACCCTCATCGGTGGTGCCGGGGACGACACCTTCGTGGGCACGTCCGGCACCGTCGTCTCTTACGAGGACAATGCCACGTCCATCACCGTGAACATGAGCACGGGCACCATCCTCGGCGGCTCCACGGATTCCATTTCTGGCAATGTGCAGATTGTCGGCTCGGACTTCGGGGACATGATGATCGGCGATAGCCTCGGCAATGCGTTGGCTGGCGGCGGCGGGAACGACACCCTCGACGGCGGTGCGGGCGACGACACCCTCTACGCCGGAGACGGCGCGGATTCGCTCATCGGCGGTGCGGGCAGCGACTGGGCGGATTTTTTGAAGGAGGGCGAGGACAGCGGGGGCACCGCGAACCTGACCCTTGGCCGGGCGTGGGGCACCATCGACCCGAGCGAGCAGGTGACCCTGTCCGGCATCGAGAACGTGCGCGGCACGGACTTCGCGGATACGGCCATTGGTGACAGCCTCGGCAACATCCTCGTGGGCGAGGGCGGCAACGACTCCGCAAGTGGCGGCGACGGGGCCGACACCATCTACGGCGACGACATGTCCGCCACCAAGACCGGCGCGGATACGCTCCTCGGCGAGGGCGGGGCGGACTACCTCTACGGCGGGCGCGGCGCGGACAGCATCGATGGCGGCGCGGACAACGACTTCATCGATGCGGGAGCCGACAACGACTCCGTGCAGGGCAACACTGGCAACGATCTCATCTACGGAGGGACGGGGCGGGATACCCTCATGGGCGGTGTGGGCGCGGACTCCCTGTACGGCAACGACGATGACGATCTGCTTCAGGGCGACGCGGACAACGACACGCTGACCGGTGGCCTCGGCAACGACAGCATCGACGGCGGGGCGGGCATCGACCGTGCCCTCTACAGCGAGCAGGTCAATGTGGACTTGAGCGCCGGGCGCGCTACGCAGGCCGGATCGTACACGGATACCCTCACGGGTATCGAACAGATTTACGGCAGTTCCTACAACGACACCCTAAGCGGCGACAGCCTCGCCAACACACTCGAAGGCGGCTACGGCAACGACAGCATCTACGGCGCGGCGGGCGCGGACAGCCTCGACGGCGGTTACGGCGACGATACGATTCGCGGTGGTGCGGGGGCCGATACGCTCGTTGGCGGCAGCAACAATGCCGTGTCCACAGGCGGTGGAGACCTGCTGTCCTACTCCGGATTTACCACGGCGATTACCGTAAACCTTGGCACCGGCTCGGGCACCGTCAACGACGGCACGGGCACGGACAGCTTCTCCTACATGGAGCATGCCGAGGGCGGCAGCGGCAACGACACGCTGACGGCCCGCTCCGATTCGGCGAGTTCCCTCATCGGTGGATCGGGTAACGACGTGCTGAACGCGGCGGGCGGAGCCAGCTACGCCGACACCCTGCGCGGCGGCGCGGGCGACGACTCGCTGCTTGGCGACGGTGATGACTGGGCGGATTTCAGCGGTGCTACCGCAGGCGTGAGCGGCTACCTCGCGGACACCGGCAACGCGACCTTCTCCGGCGAGGGGACTGACACCCTGAACGGCATCAGCAACATCATCGGTTCGAGCTACGCAGACACCTTCTACGGCAACAGCAGTGCGAACCAGATTCGCGGTGGCGCGGGGCAGGATACGCTGGATGGCTCCGGCGGGAATGACACCCTCTACGGCGGTGACAGCGACGACAGTATCCACGGTGGGTATTCCGGACAGGATGTGCTCTATGGCGATGCGGGTAACGATTATCTCGACGGCGGAAGCGAGGCGGACACCCTGTCCGGCGGCACGGGGAACGACTCGATGTGGGGCAACGATGACGATGACCTCATCTTCGGCGGCGCGGGTAACGACACCATCGACGGCGGCTCGCAGACAACGGCCGACACCGTGGACTATTCCATGGACGCCTACGGCGGCACAGCCTCGTACGAGGCCGTGGTGGTCAACCTGTCCTCGGACACGCTGACCATCGGCTCCACGAACTACAATCCCGGTACGGGCACAGCCGCGTCAGGCGCGGATACCATCGTCAACATCGAGAACGTGCGTGGCAGCTACGGCAACGACTACCTGCGCGGCAGCGCGTCATCCAACACGCTCTACGGCGGCTACGGCGACGACACCCTCGAAGGCTACGGCTCCGACATCGCCGGGGATTCCCTCGTTGGTGACTCCGGTACGGACTGGGCGAGCTTCGCTAATGTTTCCACGGCTATCTCGACATGTAGCGAGGACACGCAGAGCGGCGGCATCACCGTCACCATCGGCGGCTACGTCACCACGCTCTCGGGCGTGGAGGGCATCATCGGCACCTCGGGCGTGGATATGCTGATCCTCAGCAGCGGCAGCACGTGGTCGCGCAAGCTCTCGGGCCTTGGCGGGGGCGACGTGCTCGGCACCGGCAACGGCAACGACACCCTCGACGGTGGCGACGGCGATGATCAGATCTTGAGCGCTGGCGGCAACGACTCCATCCTCGGCGGCAACGGCAACGACACCGTGTCCGCAGGAGCGGGTACGGACACCGTCTACGGCGGCGCTGGCAACGACAGCCTCGACGCGGGAGCGGACAACGATACCATCTATGGCGGCGCGGGCGCGGACTATATCAACGGCGACACCGGAACGGACCTCGTGTCCTACATCGAGGAGACCACAGGGGTCAGCGTGGACATGAGCGGCGGCGGCGCGGGAGCCGGGTCCGTCACGACATCGAGCGGCAACGATACGCTGAGCGGCATAGAGCAGATCATCGGTTCGTCCTACGCGGACACCTTTATCGGCAAGGCCGAGCAGGGGACGTCCGGCAACTGGTTCAAGGGCGGAGCGGGCAACGACAGCATCGTCGGCGGCGGCGGAACGTCCGGCTCCAACGATTCCCTGTGGGGCGAGGACGGCAACGACGTGCTCTCCGGCGACACCGGCAATGACAGCCTCGACGGCGGCGCTGGTAACGACACGCTGTCCGGCGGCGCTGGCGACGACACCCTCGACGGCGGAGCCGGGGCCAACTCCCTGTCCGGCGGGACGGGCACGGACCGCGTGCGCTACTCCGAGGCCGTGAATTTGAATCTCGCCGCGGGTACGGCGGTCCATGGCGGGGTGACGGATACCCTCTCCGGCATCGAGGACGTGGACCTCTACGGCTATGCGGGCAATTCCACCGTGATTGGCAGCAGCGCGGCCAACCGCATCGAGGGCGATTATTACAATGATTCCCTGTCCGGTGGCGATGGCAACGACACCATCGACGGCGACTACGGCAACGATGTGCTCCGTGGTGAGGGCGGCAACGACAGCCTGCTTGGAAACTACGGCAACGACACGCTGTACGCCTCCACGGGTACGGATACCCTCGACGGTGGCGCTGGGACGGACACGGCGGACTTTTCCGGCCTGTCCGGCGCGGTGAGCGTGAATCTCTCCGACGGACTGTACACCGGTGCGGCCTCGGGCAACGTGAGCAACGTGGAAATCGTCATCGGCACGGCGCAGGGAGACACCATGCATGGCGGATCGACCGCCGTGGAACTGGACGGCGGCGCGGGCAACGACTCCCTGATCGGTGGCAGCGGCAACGACACCCTTGAGGGCGGCCTTGGTGACGATACGCTGGACGGCGGCGACGGCACCGACCTCGTGGACTACGACGACGCGACATCGTCCATCACCCTGAACCTCGCCAACACCGGGGCGCAGAACACCGGCGGAGCGGGCGTGGACGTGGTGCGCAACGTGGAGAAGGTGATCGGATCGGACTATGCGGACACCATCCTCGGCGCGGCGGCGGACGAGACCATCTCCGGCGGCAGCGGCAACGACTTCCTTTCCGGCGGCGACGGCTATGACAGCATCGACGTGGGCGAGGGCAGCGACACCGTCTACTTCGGCGATCCATCCCACGGCATGGACCACATCTCGAACTTCTACTGCGGGGTGGATACGCTCGCCTTCCTCGGTTCGGCCTTTGGCGGACTTGCGGCCGGAAAGCTCGACGCCGCGCGCTTCGTGCGTTCCACGGATTACACCGCTGGCGACAACGTGGGCGTGGACGGCGCGGTGTTCATCTACGACGCCCACAATGGCGATCTCTACTTCGACTCCGATGGCGACGACACCGGAAACACGTGGTACGAGGTGGCGGCCTTCGACTCGTCGAGCGAGGTGGACGAAACCTGTATTGTAATCGTTTAG
- a CDS encoding TolC family protein: MRIPRLKTIIAVALLAAFAAVPAMAETTVYNMEQAVVRALEANPSIIAARHDLAGSEEGRKSARGAFLPSAKATYGYTAKDHAKPKPQSATSEADLFSAGVNVHQNIFTGWNTLSTYQKSVLGKERSQATLRSAELTLVGLVQQNFLGLLQARENVRVAEDSLKRLQEQLKVTRAFYDVGLKPRLDVLQAEVDLARAEDTLLSARNSVSTQMARLNTLLGLELDADADYAGSLDYVPFSAGIDDVLARAYKARPDLEIAGKSVEIALKDETIAKSGYYPQVGADFDWSTYGDDMTASGSDLVKTEFSEWSVGVSASWTLWEWGKTHYAVKQAKESVKSLIASADNTRQEATYEVKANHLDIGKAAESIKVNRKAVEAAQEGYRMAVARYQAQVGTNTDVLDAQERLTTAEAGLIKALADYRIALSKMFVSMGEQNPALDSF; encoded by the coding sequence ATGAGAATTCCTCGCCTGAAAACGATCATTGCCGTGGCGCTCCTCGCGGCGTTCGCTGCGGTGCCCGCAATGGCGGAAACCACCGTCTACAATATGGAACAGGCTGTCGTCCGTGCCCTTGAGGCCAATCCGAGCATCATTGCCGCACGGCATGATCTCGCAGGCTCCGAGGAGGGACGCAAGTCCGCCCGTGGCGCGTTCCTGCCGTCCGCGAAGGCGACCTACGGCTACACCGCCAAGGACCACGCCAAGCCCAAGCCGCAGAGCGCCACGTCCGAGGCCGATCTGTTCTCGGCTGGCGTCAACGTGCACCAGAACATCTTCACCGGCTGGAACACCCTGTCCACCTACCAGAAGTCCGTGCTGGGCAAGGAGCGTTCCCAGGCCACGTTGCGTAGCGCCGAGCTGACGCTTGTGGGCCTCGTGCAGCAGAACTTCCTCGGGCTGTTGCAGGCCCGCGAGAACGTCCGCGTGGCCGAGGATTCCTTGAAGCGCTTGCAGGAGCAGCTCAAGGTCACCCGTGCCTTTTACGATGTGGGTCTCAAGCCGCGTCTCGATGTGCTGCAGGCCGAGGTGGACCTCGCCCGCGCCGAGGATACGCTCCTGAGCGCGCGCAATTCCGTGTCCACCCAGATGGCGCGGCTGAACACCCTGCTCGGGCTGGAGCTCGACGCCGACGCGGACTACGCCGGAAGCCTCGACTACGTGCCCTTCTCCGCCGGAATCGACGACGTGCTGGCCCGTGCCTACAAGGCGCGTCCCGATCTCGAGATCGCGGGCAAGAGCGTGGAGATCGCCCTCAAGGACGAGACCATCGCCAAGAGCGGCTACTACCCGCAGGTGGGTGCGGACTTTGACTGGAGCACCTATGGCGACGACATGACCGCCTCGGGTAGCGACCTCGTGAAGACCGAGTTCAGCGAATGGTCCGTGGGCGTCTCCGCCAGCTGGACCCTCTGGGAGTGGGGCAAGACCCACTACGCCGTCAAGCAGGCCAAAGAGAGCGTGAAGAGCCTCATCGCGTCCGCGGACAACACCCGTCAGGAGGCGACCTACGAGGTCAAGGCCAACCATCTTGATATCGGCAAGGCTGCCGAGAGCATCAAGGTCAACCGCAAGGCCGTTGAGGCCGCGCAGGAAGGCTACCGCATGGCCGTGGCCCGCTATCAGGCGCAGGTGGGCACCAACACCGACGTGCTCGACGCGCAGGAGCGTCTGACCACCGCCGAGGCCGGACTCATCAAGGCCCTGGCCGACTACCGCATCGCCCTGTCCAAGATGTTCGTGTCCATGGGCGAGCAGAATCCCGCCCTCGACAGCTTCTAG
- the malQ gene encoding 4-alpha-glucanotransferase yields the protein MIEHMSTRGSGVLLHVSSLPSPYGIGDLGSAARLFVDFLARAGQRYWQILPLTPTSSYLGNSPYSSFSAFAGNPLFISPEKLAADGWAWLSDIQPDAPMAADHVDYVRAEAYKRRLLAAVHARARGRLARHEGFAEFREQHGPTWLDGFASFMVLKERFGGMPWNEWPPEYRDRSPQALDTLRREAAEGLERVMFAQYLFFSQWEELRAMCRERGVSIIGDLPFYPTYDSADVWEHRNAFQLDEEGAPRKVAGVPPDYFSETGQRWGNPVYDWNALAATGYRWWVERIAHNLLLADIVRLDHFRGFAGYWVVDPAEETAINGHWETGPGGPLFAALRERLPNLPIIAEDLGLITRDVIDLRLAFDLPGMRVLQFSFGPDVGESVNSLHNHCVNSVAYTGTHDNNTTIGWFVDDLGDAGRSVFGEYMGRGVDAGEAAWMLMRMAFMSPARIAIVPMQDILCLGREARMNVPSRPKGNWEWRLPARKLAPRLADRLRSVCVLYGRTGEASRTVCPET from the coding sequence ATGATCGAGCACATGTCCACGCGCGGCAGCGGGGTGCTCCTGCATGTGTCATCGCTGCCCTCGCCATACGGCATCGGCGACCTCGGGTCGGCGGCGCGGTTGTTCGTGGATTTCCTCGCGCGGGCCGGTCAGCGTTATTGGCAGATACTGCCGCTGACGCCCACGTCGTCCTATCTCGGCAATTCGCCGTATTCGAGCTTCTCGGCATTTGCGGGCAATCCGCTGTTCATCAGCCCCGAGAAGCTGGCCGCCGACGGCTGGGCGTGGCTCTCGGACATTCAGCCCGATGCGCCCATGGCTGCGGACCACGTGGATTATGTGCGTGCCGAGGCCTATAAGCGGCGGCTTTTGGCTGCGGTCCACGCGCGGGCGCGGGGCAGGCTGGCGCGACACGAGGGGTTTGCCGAATTTCGCGAACAGCACGGGCCCACGTGGCTGGACGGTTTCGCGAGCTTCATGGTGCTCAAGGAGCGTTTCGGCGGAATGCCATGGAACGAGTGGCCGCCCGAGTACCGCGACCGGAGCCCGCAGGCCCTCGACACGCTGCGCCGCGAAGCCGCCGAGGGGCTGGAGCGGGTGATGTTCGCCCAGTATCTTTTCTTCTCGCAGTGGGAGGAGCTTCGCGCCATGTGCCGCGAGAGGGGCGTGTCCATCATCGGCGATCTGCCCTTCTATCCGACCTACGATTCCGCTGACGTGTGGGAACACCGAAATGCCTTCCAGCTCGACGAAGAGGGCGCGCCGCGTAAGGTTGCGGGCGTTCCGCCGGACTACTTCAGCGAGACGGGCCAGCGCTGGGGCAACCCCGTGTACGACTGGAACGCGCTGGCCGCCACGGGCTACCGCTGGTGGGTGGAGCGCATCGCCCACAACCTGTTGCTGGCGGACATCGTTCGGCTCGACCACTTCCGGGGCTTCGCCGGATACTGGGTGGTGGACCCCGCCGAGGAGACGGCCATCAACGGGCACTGGGAGACCGGTCCCGGCGGACCGCTCTTTGCCGCCCTGCGCGAGCGGCTGCCCAATCTGCCCATCATTGCGGAGGATCTGGGCCTCATCACTCGCGACGTGATCGATCTGCGGCTGGCCTTCGATCTGCCGGGCATGCGCGTGCTGCAATTCTCGTTCGGGCCGGACGTGGGGGAGAGCGTGAATTCGCTGCACAACCACTGCGTGAACAGTGTGGCCTACACCGGCACCCACGACAACAACACCACCATCGGCTGGTTCGTTGACGATCTTGGCGACGCGGGGCGCAGCGTGTTTGGGGAGTACATGGGGCGCGGGGTGGATGCGGGCGAGGCGGCGTGGATGCTCATGCGCATGGCCTTCATGTCCCCGGCGCGCATCGCCATCGTGCCCATGCAGGACATTTTGTGCCTCGGGCGCGAGGCCCGCATGAACGTGCCTTCCCGGCCCAAGGGGAATTGGGAGTGGCGGCTACCCGCGCGGAAACTCGCACCCAGGCTTGCGGACAGGCTGCGCTCGGTTTGCGTTCTGTATGGCCGGACTGGCGAGGCTTCCCGGACGGTGTGTCCGGAAACCTGA